A stretch of DNA from Gammaproteobacteria bacterium:
CTGGGACGTCGCGAGACAAATTCAAGCCATGCATGACCGCATGCGGGCGCAACTCCGGCAACAGCCTCACAAGTGCGTACACCATCGGTGCGGTGTTCAGCTCCTCAAGCCGCCGGCGAGTCTGCTTGCGGGCGTCCATCAGGCCGCTTCCTGTGCGCCGCCGGCGCGGCGATTGATGCTCCTCTGAACAATACCTCTCGAATCGCTCATGGCCGCCGACCTCGCCGGACGCATAGACAAAACGCTCAAGTTCCCCCAGGTCCCGCGGTGTCAGCGCCGGTCGTGCCTGAGCTTGGCGATGGCCGAATGGTTTTCGTTGGCGCGGATGAAAGCTTCCAACTTCTTGCGGTATTGAGCCATTTTACGCCGGTCTGAAAGCTGCTTAAGGTTCTCGGTGGCTTCGCCGATCTCATCGTTCAGCGCCGAATAGATGGACTTGCTGCGCGTCCTGTCGATGAACTGAATAAGGCCCCGCAACCGGCGGCGCAGATATTCGATCATGGGTAAAGCAAAGCCTTCCCAGTATTCGTCCTCCTGCACCGCGTGAATCCGTTCAAGCTGCGCTCTCACTACGGGCACGTTGCCAACCGCTTCCAGCGCACCGGCAAGCTCGCGGATGCGGTTGAGCACCCTCTCGATCAAGGCCGTCTTCTGTTCAACCACGGCGAGCTGCAGGTTCAGGCGAGTCAAGTCAAACAACCGGGTGGTGATGTGCTCGGCTTGCTGCTCGCTCAGCAGGTCGGATACATGGTGGAACAGCACGCCCATGGCCTGGTCATCCAGACATTGCCAGTTTTCCGGCTGCCTGAAGCGCTCCACGTGCTCACGCTGGGGACGAACCATGAAATTATTGAGGCTCATCGCCTCCACCTCGGAGAGGAGCGTAGAAGCAAGCACTGGCCGCAGTTCGGTATCTGATTCGATATTGCCATGCAGCGGGGCCTTAATATCCGCCACGGCTGGAGCCTCAGGCTCCTGCTGTCCCAGCCACGCCAGCAGTTCCAGCCGCTGCTTAATCAGACGCTCGCCCAGCGGCTCTGGCGCGACTGCCTTCCTGCCCTCCGGCCGCTTGTTGAAGAACTCGAAGTTGCCGCAGTAATCGAAAATCAGAAACTAGGGAACCTCTGATTCAGTGTCTCTTGTCATTTCGACCGCAGGGAGAAATCTTGCAAGTTATTGAATTTGTCACTTGTTGCACAGCCAAGATTTCCCGCTCCGCTCGAAATGACAGCTTGTTCAGAGGCTTCCTAGGTCTTGTGCTGGCCCGGCCCGAACAGGTCTTCACGCAAACGGGTGCCGCGGCCGATCATCTGCAGGAACTTCACCTTGGAGCGCACAGACTTGAAGAACATCAGGTTCAACACGTCCGGCACGTCGATGCCTGTATCCAGCGTGTCCACCGACATGGCCATATGTGGCGCTTTGGGGACTCGAAAAATCATCGATCAGGCTCTGCGCGTAACTGACCTGGCAGGTGATCATGCGCGCGAAGGCAGGCGCCCTTGTACTGCGGGTAGTGGTGGTCGAATCGCTCGGCGACCTGACGCTCATCGACTTAACCAACTACGCCAGAAACTCTACTTTAGAACTGTCGCCTTGACGGGGAAGGCTAGGGCTGGATCGGACTCGATCGAGTCATCCAGAAAACTATCGTTTACGGTCGTATCATCTTGCATCTTGTTACCCTCCTCAGTGGGGTCTCCAAGCTGTCCCAGCTTCTTCATGTCTCCCGTTCAGCACGCAGCGCCGGCCCCTGCCGATAAACTGCTTTTTTCCCGATTTTCCCGGTCTCCAGCATGTCCTTGCTCGCCAGTTGCAGCAGGTCGCTGCGCGCCGTGGCGTAAGCTATAGCGTGGCTGCGCCTGTGAGATTCGATAGTGTATTCATGGGTAGGATTGCGCAAAGCATGGGCGATTAGGGCCCGTTGACGATGATTGAGGCCGCTAATCTCCCGGAGTTTCGTTTCGGCATCTCGAATTTCTCGCTGCTTGCGAGCGAGGTAAGCATCCAGCGCATCCAGCGCTCGCCGGATGATTTTAAGTTGATAGGCGATGAAGTAAGTCAGATCGTTGCCGTCTGTTTCCGTATAGAGGTACGAACGCGCGTACTGGGAAGGCGCTTTGCGCAACAGACTCGATATCGAAAGGTACTCAAAGAGCCAGTAGCCCTCGCGCAGCATGGCCCAGTAAAACAAGGCCCGCGCCGTGCGACCGTTGCCATCCTCGAACGGGTGATCGTAAGCGAGCCAGAAGTGCAGAACGATGGCCCGGATGACGGGATGCAGAAATCCCTTGCTGCCGATTTCTCCATTGGCGAAGCGGCACATGAATTCCAGCCGTTCCGGCAATTCTCCAGCCGGCGGCGGTGTGTGCAGTATCGTGTTGTCGCGGGGGTCGATAACCTTGATCCGCTCATCTTTTTCCGTTTGCAAGCGTCCGACGGCATCGGGGCCTTTCATCGTTTCGCGCGCCAGGATGCGATGCAGCTCCAGAATCATGTCAGGAGTCAACCGATGCTTGTCCAATGTCAGAATGTGCTGCATGGCGAGATAGTTGTTCACAATCATGCGCTCACTGTGATCGCGAGGCAGGCGCCCGGAGCGCAACATTTCGACAGCGGCTTTTCTCGTCGTGGCGGCGCCTTCGAGTTGGCTGGAGGTAATGGCTTCCTCGATCAGTGAACTGACCATGTAACGATTACGGTCACCCGCTTCTGTAACCTGTTCGGACAAAGATATGTTTCCGCGTGCGCGGCTATCGATATCGTGGAGGGCCGACAGCACCGAGTCCGGAAGGCAGTAATGAAACGGCTGGTCACCGATGCCGCGAAACTGCTCGATGTCACGGGCATTCTGCAGGCGACCCAGCTTGAGCGCGGCCCACCATTCCTCGTGGCTGAGATCCGCGGGCGGATCGAGCTGGCGAAGCTTATCCCAATGAAGGTAGCGGCTCTCAGTAAGTTGACCCACGTTCTCGAACACGACGTTCAGTCGCTCGGAAGGAATCGACCGTACTACATCTGGATAGGGCGGTGGGTTTAAGGGTATTTTCATACACAACTATCAAATTGATAGATATCGATAATAAATTGATAGTTGGCGTCGGGTCTACCCCTGGAGACATACTTATTATCAAATTGATAGAAACTGATAATAAATTGATAGTTGGGCTCAGTGTGTTGCCATCGACATCCGACACGCTGGCGTTGAGCAGACGATCGGCCCGTGTGCGGATCTGGTGCGAGGTCCGGTAGTTGATCTGGA
This window harbors:
- a CDS encoding Fic family protein, which codes for MKIPLNPPPYPDVVRSIPSERLNVVFENVGQLTESRYLHWDKLRQLDPPADLSHEEWWAALKLGRLQNARDIEQFRGIGDQPFHYCLPDSVLSALHDIDSRARGNISLSEQVTEAGDRNRYMVSSLIEEAITSSQLEGAATTRKAAVEMLRSGRLPRDHSERMIVNNYLAMQHILTLDKHRLTPDMILELHRILARETMKGPDAVGRLQTEKDERIKVIDPRDNTILHTPPPAGELPERLEFMCRFANGEIGSKGFLHPVIRAIVLHFWLAYDHPFEDGNGRTARALFYWAMLREGYWLFEYLSISSLLRKAPSQYARSYLYTETDGNDLTYFIAYQLKIIRRALDALDAYLARKQREIRDAETKLREISGLNHRQRALIAHALRNPTHEYTIESHRRSHAIAYATARSDLLQLASKDMLETGKIGKKAVYRQGPALRAERET